The sequence GTTTGGGTGTCTTAGGTATCGGGCACCAGAAGTATTGCTCCAGTCATCTGCTTATGATTCTGCAGTTGGTATGAAAAATAAAAGGCTTACTATTTGCTTAGTGTTTTGTCTTTTCATGGGTGGACCAACTCAGCTTGTAACCTGACATTTCTTCACCTTGCCATCTCATAGATATGTGGGCAATGGGTGCCATAATGGCTGAGTTGTTGACACTCCATCCTCTCTTTCCTGGAACTAGGTAATATGGTTGACTGTGCATGCTGCTAAAGCTTGGCACTCACAAATCTGTTGCTCAATTTGTTTGCTGCTTTCTTGTTGTTCAACTTAATATTTGACCTATCTCTCAAATTTAGTCCAACCTTGAACACTTTGGTTCCAAAATTTAGTTTCTTTTGGTTCTTTGTCTCTCCAGAAAATACTTTTGCAGACCCAACATTTCGATTAAATAATTAAGAATATCTATTTTCTTGTTTTGTCTCATCATGGCTATTCTCTTACCCCTTGTTTTCTTATTTTACTATTTAGTGAAGCTGATGAGATTCACAAGATATGCAATGTCATCGGTAGTCCAGATGAGCAATCTTGGCCTCAAGGATTGTCACTTGCAGAAGCAATGAAGTATCAGTTCCCACAGGTCAATATTCACCAGTTCCTTTTCTCTTTGGTACCGCCtcaagtttttttttaaaaaaacatgtATTAACCTAGAATTATGCAGCTACTATATTTGGATCTAATAAAATAGATTAAATACCAGAAAACTACAACATGCCCCAGTTCTGTGGGTGTTATATCAAGTTAGTTGAAGTTATGTGAAATTTATTTTTAAAAGTAGGATCTTCTAAGAACAAATATTTCCTGAACATTTTAAATTTTGTTAGGTTTAACATTATTTTACATTAAGTGATTAAGATTATGTTTAAGACACTCAGTTTTCTTCGATGGAGGGAGTATTGTCATGATTTTCTTGATACTTTCTTTTAGGAACTTGTTTGCTGCAACAAATGAAACAGTACACTACACACATCATCCTAAATTGTTAGAATCTGTTATTTCATACTCCTTATCCATTTTGCTAGTCCTTATCCATTTTTGCTAGTCCTTATTTCTATGGAGGGAGTACTAAGTTTTTCTCTAGTCCTTATCCATTTTGCTACAGCGCATTCAAATCCTATTACCCTTATACTTGTTGCCAAACCCCCCATCAGTGTTATGCTGTTTATGTCATTCTCTTTCTTGATTACCAATAGTTGTACTCCCCTGAAAAGGATGAATTGTTGTACCTTTTGCCACCTCATTGTGAATGTGGATACATGTTGAATGACTGGTTAATATTTGATCTAATGTTGAGGGTGTGTTCTTCTATCCATGCAGATCAAAGGCAGTCAACTGGCCGAGGTGATGACAACAGCCAGTAGCGATGCAATTGACCTCATCTCAGTAAGTTCTTCAGTTATAGTATTATCTTAGATGGTATATCAATTGATCATTGCGTAACTTGATAATTTAAATTTCTGCATGTCTTGCAGTCACTATGCTCATGGGATCCTAGCAAGAGACCAAAGGCCGCAGAAGTCCTCCAGCATACCTTTTTTCAGGTAATAGTATATTCTTTCTACTCTATTTTTATTGGCAAGGTTCAGTTATTGTCTCCTTGGAACTATAATCAGTTTTCTGGTTGCCAACTTTTAGGGTTGTACATGTGTTCCACTCCCTGTCCGTCCAAAAGCTTCATCACTTCCTAGAACACCTCCATGTGGTTAGTTAACAGACTAGTATTCTGCTTTGTACCTAATTCATTTAGGATATTGTTGTTTTACATGTGCTTGGTTCATTTGTTTTAGTTGGATCAAAAGGAAATTCAGAGAACAGTGTGGCTAGAAGATTCTCAACTGGAACTCTATCTACAATGAAATCTCATAGCAATGCATCCGCAAAATTAAATGGTTTATCTAAGACTGGTGCGTGTCTTATCTGTTTTAATTGGGCTGGAGCAAGCAAGATTTATAGGGTTTAGTTTGATTGTCTATTTTGCTACCAACATTACAGGTGTACAAAGAAAACTTAATTTGGATCGTCAGCCATCCCAAAAGGGTATGAAGCCAACCGAGACTAGCAATAAACTAACTACGAATCGGGTACCAGCTCGGAATAGCCCAGGCAAGTTTCCTATATAGGGTTGCATTGCCCAACTCCTTGCACGAAATGGGTTTTGATTTTTTAGAACTTTTTTTCCTTTGGAATTGTAGGGAATCCTGTACTTAGGCATTCAcggagcttgcctgaaactggccgaGGAGCAATACAGAAGGTCTCATCAATTACAGAGAAACTATCCCAAATGTCTGTGACCTCTAGAACACGGAGCGCTGTGAAGCCTGCTGCCCCCATGATGAAGGCCGGACATGGCAAGTCGGACTTTCTTGGGAAGTCTGACGATATCCCTCCAGCAAAGAGGCTGACAAGAAAATTGGTCAGCTAAATGAGGGTATGTGGAGTGAAAATTCGATCAGCTGCAGGAGGGGTGTTGTGTATAGTGTGCAGAAACCAGTGTGCCCGAAGAGGATAGTCAGCCTGAGCGTTTGCCCATCGATGGTTGTGCGGATTTGCCATCACCACAGTTTCGCTGCGTCGAGACATATTAGAATGGGTTTGCAAATTCCTTTGTGAAGTGCTAGAGCCTGCATCAAGCCTTCCCCACTTCCGGGCGGTTGATCTGCTTTTTTCCTGCGAAAAGCTTGCCCCCATGTTTTAATAAACATGATTGTGCTATTAATTTGGTTTGGTTTGCCTTGCAATGTTATCTTGCACCAATATCGCTGTCACAAACTGTATGCACATTTAACAGCTTGTAAATCCTTGAGCCCAACAAGGGATGGACATTTCACATTTGGTTTGAATGCACATTTAACGCAGTGAGGTGCCAATTTGGCGCACGTCTTGTAACGATGGCAAACGTTTCCTCATCACTAGTAAAAAACGCAACACTGAAGAATTTTGTCTTGCT is a genomic window of Zea mays cultivar B73 chromosome 5, Zm-B73-REFERENCE-NAM-5.0, whole genome shotgun sequence containing:
- the LOC100381504 gene encoding putative protein kinase superfamily protein isoform X1; the encoded protein is MDRFKLIKEVGDGTFGSVWRAINKQNGEVVAVKKMKKKYYSFEECMGLREVKSLRRMNHPNIVKLKEVIRENDILYFIMEYMECNLYQLMKDKVKPFSESEVRNWCFQIFQALAYMHQRGYFHRDLKPENLLVSKDVIKLADFGLAREVSSLPPYTEYVSTRWYRAPEVLLQSSAYDSAVDMWAMGAIMAELLTLHPLFPGTSEADEIHKICNVIGSPDEQSWPQGLSLAEAMKYQFPQIKGSQLAEVMTTASSDAIDLISSLCSWDPSKRPKAAEVLQHTFFQGCTCVPLPVRPKASSLPRTPPCVGSKGNSENSVARRFSTGTLSTMKSHSNASAKLNGLSKTGVQRKLNLDRQPSQKGMKPTETSNKLTTNRVPARNSPGNPVLRHSRSLPETGRGAIQKVSSITEKLSQMSVTSRTRSAVKPAAPMMKAGHGKSDFLGKSDDIPPAKRLTRKLVS